The proteins below come from a single Desulfomicrobium escambiense DSM 10707 genomic window:
- a CDS encoding ABC transporter permease, with protein sequence MDSSRSKLTLTLILIVGVLTVCPVVMLVLGSFSEGLTAFGSFTVQKYVDAYTDPALAQIILNTAVFVLGSSTLATGLALFLAYLNNRTDIPCKFMFRIISIIPMMIPHILFSVSWALLLNPSNGLINLVLKQAFFLDHAPLNIYSLWGMILVEGLLDLPIAYLIIAPAMASFDVALEESSKVCGAGSWRTLLRVTLPVLRPAILAAFILGVVRSLASFAVPSVIGMPGRVYVLATHLYQMIATGFSTDYGKAAAVGMSVLAASITLIFVYRALTAESEKFVTISSRGYRPTVIPLKAARYPLFAVVALLSFVLIVLPVAVLVYTSLVPYSMVPSARAFSLMSWRHWIEVLKDPISLLSLKNSLYLGVGGATLGVALSVFVAYTIVKVRTRAAGFLESLSFLSFSFPGIVIGVGFMWFFVRTPLYATIWALLIGYIATYLPYGIRPLASAFIQVHSHLEESSLVCGASRMTTMRRIIIPLLVPGMVSGWILMATMFVRELTLSVVLSRPGTEVLAVQILRFAEDGLWGRLSALGIMMIFISTALVVLATLVGARFKPVENGG encoded by the coding sequence ACGGACCCGGCCCTGGCGCAGATCATCCTCAACACCGCGGTCTTCGTCCTCGGGTCGTCGACCCTGGCCACGGGTCTGGCTCTGTTTCTGGCCTACCTGAACAACCGCACGGACATCCCCTGCAAGTTCATGTTCCGGATCATCTCCATCATCCCGATGATGATCCCGCACATCCTCTTTTCCGTGAGTTGGGCGCTGCTCCTGAACCCGTCCAACGGGCTCATCAATCTGGTGCTCAAGCAGGCCTTCTTTCTCGATCACGCGCCGTTGAACATCTATTCCCTGTGGGGCATGATCCTGGTGGAGGGGCTTTTGGACCTGCCCATCGCCTATCTCATCATCGCGCCGGCCATGGCCTCCTTCGACGTGGCCCTGGAGGAGTCGTCCAAGGTCTGCGGCGCCGGGTCGTGGCGGACCCTGCTGCGCGTGACCCTGCCGGTGCTGCGGCCGGCCATCCTGGCGGCCTTCATCCTCGGCGTGGTCAGGAGCTTGGCGTCCTTCGCCGTGCCGTCGGTCATCGGCATGCCCGGCCGGGTCTACGTCCTGGCCACGCACCTCTACCAGATGATCGCCACGGGCTTCTCCACGGACTACGGCAAGGCCGCGGCCGTGGGCATGAGCGTCCTGGCCGCGTCCATCACGCTCATTTTCGTCTACCGCGCCCTGACGGCCGAGAGTGAGAAGTTCGTGACCATATCGAGCCGCGGGTACCGTCCCACGGTCATTCCCCTCAAGGCGGCCAGGTACCCGCTCTTCGCCGTGGTGGCGCTCCTGTCCTTCGTGCTCATCGTCCTGCCCGTGGCCGTGCTCGTCTACACCTCGCTGGTGCCGTACTCCATGGTGCCCAGCGCCCGGGCCTTCTCCCTCATGAGCTGGCGGCACTGGATAGAGGTCCTGAAGGACCCCATCTCCCTGCTGTCCCTGAAGAACAGTCTCTACCTCGGCGTGGGCGGGGCGACCCTGGGCGTGGCACTGTCGGTCTTCGTGGCCTACACCATCGTCAAGGTCCGGACCAGGGCCGCGGGCTTCCTCGAATCCCTGAGCTTTCTGTCCTTCTCCTTCCCCGGCATCGTCATCGGCGTGGGCTTCATGTGGTTCTTCGTGCGCACGCCGCTCTACGCCACCATCTGGGCCCTGCTCATCGGCTACATCGCCACCTACCTGCCCTACGGCATCCGCCCCCTGGCCAGCGCCTTCATCCAGGTCCACAGCCATCTGGAGGAGTCGTCCCTGGTCTGCGGCGCCAGCCGCATGACGACCATGCGCCGCATTATCATACCCCTTCTGGTGCCGGGCATGGTCTCGGGCTGGATTCTCATGGCCACCATGTTCGTGCGTGAGCTGACCCTGTCGGTGGTGCTGTCGAGGCCCGGCACGGAGGTCCTGGCCGTGCAGATCCTGCGTTTCGCCGAGGATGGGCTGTGGGGGCGTCTGTCGGCCCTGGGCATCATGATGATCTTCATCTCCACGGCCCTGGTGGTCCTGGCCACGTTGGTCGGAGCCAGGTTCAAGCCCGTGGAGAACGGCGGATAG